Part of the Brassica oleracea var. oleracea cultivar TO1000 chromosome C8, BOL, whole genome shotgun sequence genome is shown below.
CTTAGTCTAATCTTGGTTGATATTCGTATCACTGTTTGTTATTTCCATAGTCTAATCTCTGTTTTATAATAATGTTTTTTTTTTTTTGATTAACTTGAGGATATCTCAGGCCCATGGAGAAACCCACACTAATCTTCAAGAGAAGGTGCAGTTCACGGATAGACCCTCTTTCCGGATATTCAAATGAGCTCTAAAGCATAGACACATATCCGTGTTAGGGTAATTGTGACTTAGTTTCGCACAGCAGATGAATCGAACCTGAAACGTGTTGGCATCTCAGTCTCGTCTCCTTACCACTCGACCACAATCACCTTGTAAATAAAAAGTGCATTCCAAATTGACAATGAAATTCATTTCATCATAGTTATTAACCATTCAGATCAACGCAGTACCAACTCGATAAGGAGTGTCTTAGTCTAATCTTGGTTGATATTCGTATCACTGTTTGTTATTTCCATAGTCTAATCTCTATTTTATAATAATGTTATTGTTGTTTTCTTGTTCTAGTGAGCTCTATGGTTAGACATTACTGATATCTTGCAGTTTGTAGCCACTTGTATCAGTTTGACATTTCTTTTACTCTCATTGTGACAACTTTTATTGGAAATAGGCATAGTACCAGAGCAACCAGTAAGCTCTCCTGATCAATAGAGATATATATATGTATTAAATCAAGTGTTAATCAAAATTCGATGACGTTTTTATCTATATTATTAAAAGAGAAGTACCCATTTGAAAATGTTTTTACTTCATTAATTAAACTCTTTTTTTTTTGCTTGTTTTTTCAGTTGCATTTATAAAATATCCTAAAACGAATAAAACTGCATAATTTATTACTTGTCTTTTTAGTTACATTAGTAAAATATGCTTAAATGAATTTAAACTTCCTATTTTATTGTTTGTCTTTTTCANNNNNNNNNNNNNNNNNNNNNNNNNNNNNNNNNNNNNNNNNNNNNNNNNNNNNNNNNNNNNNNNNNNNNNNNNNNNNNNNNNNNNNNNNNNNNNNNNNNNNNNNNNNNNNNNNNNNNNNNNNNNNNNNNNNNNNNNNNNNNNNNNNNNNNNNNNNNNNNNNNNNNNNNNNNNNNNNNNNNNNNNNNNNNNNNNNNNNNNNNNNNNNNNNNNNNNNNNNNNNNNNNNNNNNNNNNNNNNNNNNNNNNNNNNNNNNNNNNNNNNNNNNNNNNNNNNNNNNNNNNNNNNNNNNNNNNNNNNNNNNNNNNNNNNNNNNNNNNNNNNNNNNNNNNNNNNNNNNNNNNNNNNNNNNNNNNNNNNNNNNNNNNNNNNNNNNNNNNNNNNNNNNNNNNNNNNNNNNNNNNNNNNNNNNNNNNNNNNNNNNNNNNNNNNNNNNNNNNNNNNNNNNNNNNNNNNNNNNNNNNNNNNNNNNNNNNNNNNNNNNNNNNNNNNNNNNNNNNNNNNNNNNNNNNNNNNNNNNNNNNNNNNNNNNNNNNNNNNNNNNNNNNNNNNNNNNNNNNNNNNNNNNNNNNNNNNNNNNNNNNNNNNNNNNNNNNNNNNNNNNNNNNNNNNNNNNNNNNNNNNNNNNNNNNNNNNNNNNNNNNNNNNNNNNNNNNNNNNNNNNNNNNNNNNNNNNNNNNNNNNNNNNNNNNNNNNNNNNNNNNNNNNNNNNNNNNNNNNNNNNNNNNNNNNNNNNNNNNNNNNNNNNNNNNNNNNNNNNNNNNNNNNNNNNNNNNNNNNNNNNNNNNNNNNNNNNNNNNNNNNNNNNNNNNNNNNNNNNNNNNNNNNNNNNNNNNNNNNNNNNNNNNNNNNNNNNNNNNNNNNNNNNNNNNNNNNNNNNNNNNNNNNNNNNNNNNNNNNNNNNNNNNNNNNNNNNNNNNNNNNNNNNNNNNNNNNNNNNNNNNNNNNNNNNNNNNNNNNNNNNNNNNNNNNNNNNNNNNNNNNNNNNNNNNNNNNNNNNNNNNNNNNNNNNNNNNNNNNNNNNNNNNNNNNNNNNNNNNNNNNNNNNNNNNNNNNNNNNNNNNNNNNNNNNNNNNNNNNNNNNNNNNNNNNNNNNNNNNNNNNNNNNNNNNNNNNNNNNNNNNNNNNNNNNNNNNNNNNNNNNNNNNNNNNNNNNNNNNNNNNNNNNNNNNNNNNNNNNNNNNNNNNNNNNNNNNNNNNNNNNNNNNNNNNNNNNNNNNNNNNNNNNNNNNNNNNNNNNNNNNNNNNNNNNNNNNNNNNNNNNNNNNNNNNNNNNNNNNNNNNNNNNNNNNNNNNNNNNNNNNNNNNNNNNNNNNNNNNNNNNNNNNNNNNNNNNNNNNNNNNNNNNNNNNNNNNNNNNNNNNNNNNNNNNNNNNNNNNNNNNNNNNNNNNNNNNNNNNNNNNNNNNNNNNNNNNNNNNNNNNNNNNNNNNNNNNNNNNNNNNNNNNNNNNNNNNNNNNNNNNNNNNNNNNNNNNNNNNNNNNNNNNNNNNNNNNNNNNNNNNNNNNNNNNNNNNNNNNNNNNNNNNNNNNNNNNNNNNNNNNNNNNNNNNNNNNNNNNNNNNNNNNNNNNNNNNNNNNNNNNNNNNNNNNNNNNNNNNNNNNNNNNNNNNNNNNNNNNNNNNNNNNNNNNNNNNNNNNNNNNNNNNNNNNNNNNNNNNNNNNNNNNNNNNNNNNNNNNNNNNNNNNNNNNNNNNNNNNNNNNNNNNNNNNNNNNNNNNNNNNNNNNNNNNNNNNNNNNNNNNNNNNNNNNNNNNNNNNNNNNNNNNNNNNNNNNNNNNNNNNNNNNNNNNNNNNNNNNNNNNNNNNNNNNNNNNNNNNNNNNNNNNNNNNNNNNNNNNNNNNNNNNNNNNNNNNNNNNNNNNNNNNNNNNNNNNNNNNNNNNNNNNNNNNNNNNNNNNNNNNNNNNNNNNNTAATTAAAATATGTAAAATTTAATATAATTTTAAGGAAATGGTCAAAATAAAAAAAAATACACCTAAAATAATCATGATTTTTGTTAACTGTGCGGATCATTATTTATATGATATCGCACACAAAAGAAAAATTTATGTTTTTAAAATTATCTAATTAACTCTATATTCATTTTTTTATATTTTTTATATTATATCACACATTCGTAAAAAATAGATAGTTTAAGATGCAAAAAAATATTTACTTAATGAATATAATATGAACGAATATTACAAATATATCATTTAATAAAATAAATAATTAAAAATTGAAAATTTATATCCGCGCTGGCCAGGGTCTAGTTTATTTTAAAAACACAGTAAAATTATACTACGGAGGGATTTCAAAATTTGATGACGTTTTTATTTATTTTATTTACACAAATCATTAATGATCCCAACCAAGGGATGTTTTCATCTTAAAAATAAATAAAATAGGTGAGGAAGGAGAAAGCGATTTAAAGAATTATTTGAAAATTAGTAAGCAAAGTTATTTATTGGAAGGCGGATCTATGTAGAGAGCAGGGGTGTCAGCTGACCAAATATAAATTTTCTTTGTAAGCTACGTTGCCGAACCAGCGTAGCACATTTGGTCGATTTCCTTACTTCTGACACTCTTAAAATCCTAAACCCGTGTTCCAATTCTCAAGTTGCAGTTTTTTTTGTTAATCTTTTTTATTTGTTACAGGCCAAAGGCCCAATATATGTTTACTTTTTTTTTTTCAATCCAAAATTAATTTTTTGGGCTAGAAATTTCCAGTTTGTCTATTTGGGTTTCTAAACCTAAATTGAATACATGTGTTTATTTTTGACAATTTCCACACTACTGACTAAATTTTTTATATAATAATTTAAATTTTAAAATAACAAAATATTAGGAAACCTAAAAACGTCCTAAATTACAAAATTAATCACGTTGAACGAATCGTAATTCTTAATTATGGTGGTTAAGTTTAGAGGACTAGGTAATAATCTGCATCTTGCGCGGAATGTGATTATTAGTTTCGTTATTTTTGATAAAAAAGACATTAAATCTATTTAATCTGGATATTTATTTGGTTTTAAGTTTTTTTTTGGTTTTTAATCTTCTAAAAAAAACTATTATTTAAAATTAATATTCATTTTAGTTTATTCGGTTAAAATGTTTGATTTTTTAATTTTTTCCCACTAAACTAAAAATTAATATTATTTGTTAATTTTATATAGTCGTCATGTCGAACCAATAGTTTCATATTATAGTTTCTAAACAGATAATAGTTTAAGAAAAAGAAAATAAAATTATTAAGACAAATCATTTCACTACAATTTGGTCGGTAGTGAAAAAAGCATTAAGAAAAAATATTTCAACTTTCAAAAAAATTAGATTCTTCAGTTGTGGTGAATACTTAGTTACAAAATGCTCACATCAAGATGCACATGTCTCTGTATGTAAAAAGTATATAAAAATAGTTGACAAATATATAAAGATATTGTTAATTAATATTAAATGACATTTTTGTTCAAAATAATACATGAAAGATAAAATTAAATTAAATTAAAAAGGCCATGACAATAGTCATTTTTTCATATAAAGAAAATAAAATTGTATCCGTAAATAGGGGTGGACACATATCGAATATATGGGTATTTGGAAGCATTTGTGTCAATTCGATCTTTAGCCACCTAGATATTCGGTGACTCGGATATCCGAAATATTTTAGAATTTTAAAGAATATCCGATTTGATCCGTAAATAAAATAAAATTTTGAAAATAATTGAAATTTTAATAATAACATTTTATTACAAAAATAAAACATTATTTAACTATTTAAATTCTAGTACCTAATATAATAAATTTNNNNNNNNNNNNNNNNNNNNNNNNNNNNNNNNNNNNNNNNNNNNNNNNNNNNNNNNNNNNNNNNNNNNNNNNNNNNNNNNNNNNNNNNNNNNNNNNNNNNNNNNNNNNNNNNNNNNNNNNNNNNNNNNNNNNNNNNNNNNNNNNNNNNNNNNNNNNNNNNNNTAGTATTTGATTTGTTTCGTAGAGTTACGGATATCCAGATTTTTTGGATCAAATCAAAACGGATAACAAATCGAATCAAAATTTATGAATGTTTTGCTCACCTTTATCCGTAAAAAATTTTTTGTTTAAATCAAAACGGATAACGAATCGAATCAAAATTTATGAATATTTTGCTCAACTTTATCCGTAAACAATAAAAATAATATATAGTTTGGCTTTTGATTCGTTATCTATTTTTATTCGAACCGAAAAATCTAGATTTTTATTGGAACCATGTATGTGAGTTTTATATTTAAAAACAACGCAGAGTACTTAGTGTGAACACATTTATGAATATAGTGTGAACGAGTTAGCATACTTATTATCAAATCTTTGTGAGGCTATCACGTGTCTATTATAGTGTGAATGCATTTGTTACAATGCTTCTCTTTTAATATATATAAGAGATGGTTCGGTTTTAACTTTTTTTTTTTTGGTTTTTAATCTTCTAAAATATAACTATTATTTAAAATTAATATTCATTTTAGTTTATTCGGTTCAAATGTTTGCTTTTTTAGTTTTTTCCCCGTAAAAACCAAAATTTAATTTTATATAGTCTTCATGTTGAACCAATAGTTTCATATTATAGTTTCTAAACAGATAATAGTTTAAGAAAAAGAAAAGAAAATTACTAAGATAAATCATTTCACTACAATTTGGTCGGTAGTGAAAAAGAAGCATTAAGAAAAAATATTTCAACTTTCAAAAAATTTAGATTCTTCAGTTGTGGTGAATACTTAGTTACAAAGTGCTCACATCAAGATGCACATGTATGTGTATGTAAAGAGTATATAAAAATAGTTGACAAATATATAAAGATACTGTTAATTAATATTGAATGATAATTTTGTTCAAAATAATACATGAAAGATAAAATTAAATTAAATTAAAAAAGCCTTGACATTAGTCATTTTTTTCATATAAAAAAAATAAAATTGGATCCGTAAATAGGGGTGGGCACATATCGAATATCTGGGTATTTGGAAACATTCGTGTCGATTCGATCTTTAGCCCTAGATATTCAGTGACTCAGATATCCGAAATGTTTTAGAATTTTAAAGAATATCCGATTTGATCCGTAAATAAAATAAATTTTAAAAATAGTTGAATTTTTTTAATAATAAAATTTTCTTACAAAAATAAAACATTATTTAACTTTTTAAATTCTAGTACCTATTATAATAAATTTAATTCATAAAAATATTGTAAAACTGATATAAAGTATAATATATATAACATATATATATATATATATATAATTCTTTATATATATATGTATATATATGCATATAACATATCAAATTAGATATTTGTTCCTAAAAATATTGGTATTTGTGATTTGCTTCTTTTTTGGATATTATATTTTAGTATTTGATTTGTTTCGTAGAGTTACGGATATCCAAATTTTTTGGTTCAAATCAAAACGAATAACAAATCGAATCAAAATTTATGAATATTTTGCTCACCTTTATCTGTAAAAAATAAAAATAATATATATATAGTTTGGCTTTTGATTCGTTATCTATTTTTATTCGAACCGAAAAATCCAGATTTTTATTGGAAAATCCAGATTTTTATTGGAACCATCTATATGAGTTTTATATTTAAAAAAAACGCAAATTACATAATGTGAACATATTTATGAATATAGCGTGAACGCGTTAGCATTTTTATTAGGGGTTTTTGCCAAAACTAACCCACAATTTGATTTTAATCCCAAACCTATACCCAAACTTGAATCAAATGCAAAACTAACCTAAAAGCCTAGTGAAATTACAGCTCAACCCCTTGTGACCAAACAAAAAAACAGAAGCCATTTTTACGAATATAGCCCCAGTAAATCGTCTGAGTCGTCTAAGATGTTGGAAGTCGTCTGGACGACTGAAGTGTAAGTCGTCTGGTACCAGTTTATTTTAAAAATAATTTATAAATCTTGTAAAAAAATATTTTGATGCGTGAAAAATAAAAATCAAGTAATTATAAACAGTTTTAAGTGATATAAATTAAGATATGATAAAATTGATTTGTTTTGAAGATAGATGAGTGGAAGTAGTGAATCATGAAATACTTTGGTTTAGGAGTTTGGCAAACATATGTTGTAGTATTGTATGTATTGTTAGGGTTAGATTTTGGAAAACTAAAATGTTTTTTTCAAAAATTAGTTTTCACCTATATGTGTTTATTTATGTGTATAGTAAACACTTTTCAAGTTTGATTTGATTTTATGAAGTCTTAATTATCTAATTAAAGACTTCATAAAATCAAATCAAACTTGAAAAGTGTTTACTATACACATAAATAAACACATATAGGTGAAAACTAATTTTTGAAAAAAACATTTTAGTTTTCCAAAATCTAACCCTAACAAAACATACAATACTACAACATATGTTTGCCAAACTCCTAAACCAAAGTATTTCATGATTCACTACTTCCACTCATCTATCTTCAAAACAAATCAATTTTATCATATCTTAATTTATATCACTTAAAACTGTTTATAATTACTTGATTTTTATTTTTCACGCATCAAAATATTTTTTTACAAGATTTATAAATTATTTTTAAAATAAACCGGTACCAGACGACTTACACTTCAGTCGTCCAGACGACTTCCAACATCTCAGACGACTCAGACGATTTACAAGGGCTATATTCGTAAAAATGGCTTCTATTTTTTTGTTTGGTCACAAAGGGTTGAGCTGTAATTTCACTAGGCTTTTAGATAAGACATGGCTGATTTTTGTTTCTCCGACTGATTTAGTGATCATGAGCTGGCTGAGTTATTTAATCTACAGCTGACTTATTGGAGGTATTATGGCTGGTTTTCGTATTTTCAGCCGTAATGAGCTTGATTAACAGTAAACTCAGCTTAATTACAGCTGACCTATTAGCAAAAGATTAATTACTAGAATATCATTCATTTGACGGCTAAGTTATTTGAAAATACAGCAGGCTTAATGTTTTCCAGTCTAGTTTCTACTGATTTATTAGCGAAAGATTAATTAATGATATAGTATTCACCCTGCGAATGACTTACATTTGTAGTTATGGCTGATTTATTAAGGTGAGTTATAAGTTCGTTTTGTTGCTGCCTTACCGATTTTCCATGTCATCAAAATTTATTTTCCAAGTCATTATTAATATTACGACAGTCAAAATTAGGGTTTATGTTAAAGACGTCGTGTCTTGTTCTTCATCTTCATCTTCTTCTTCATCATCATCTTTTTCTTCTTCTTCTTCTTCATCTACCTTCTTCTTTTGATACCCATACCTGATATTTTGAAATATCTTCTTCATTTACTTTTATTTTCTCATTTTTATTATTTTCATTCATCTATTTCTGAAATCTTATGAATCCGGTAATTATTGTTTTCGCGACGACAAAGACATAAAATTGAGCTAGTTAAAAGGAAGGCGGAGAAACAAAGTAGGCAGAGAAGACGAAGTTGACGAAGAAGATGACAAATTTAAAAGCCGTTTTGATATGTTCGACGAATCGAACGATGCCTTATCTGAAGATGATAAATTCAGTTTATACAATGAGTCTCCAACACAAGACAAGGATTCACCAAGGCTACCTCATAAGAAGAGACCTCACAACATTTTGATGACTGGATCGAAAAGGAATCCATAGGTTAAGGTTGGAGTTATGTCAACGAATTGGATGAAATATCAGTTACTAATTCGTATTTTGGCTTAGTTATGTATAAAAAATGCATGAGTTATAACAACGAATTGGCTGAGTTATCAGTGACTAAAATTAATGTTTCGGTTGAGTTATGTATAATTATTGATGAGTTATGCTAACGAATTGGCTTAGTTATCAGTGACTAATTCATGTTGCTAACTTACTAGACGGGCATAGAGATTGTCGTCAGTATAGTGTCTCGAGATTAGCAAAAGTTATGTCTGATTATGTACAGATTCACACGCCTAGTAAAGGGAGCAATAATAATTGCACTTACACATGAGTTATATTTGCAATTAATACACCAATATAAATTATATTTACAACTGTCTAATTTGTGATTTCGATGAGAATGATAATCAATAGTCATAAGAATAACTAATTCGGCTGAGTTATGTATAAGAAATGCATGAGTTATGCCAACGAATTGGCTGAGTTATCAGTGACTAGATGTCATACCTTAAATTGGTGAGATAAGTTCCTTAGCATACATAAGGCTTCTCCAAGCACACAGAATCACAAACGAAAGTAACCCACCCAGAATCGTTAGCTTCTATGACTCTATGAACCATAAAAATTTTAAAATCAAAATCTTGGGTTTTTTTAGCTCATTGTGGAGAGAAAGTGAGAGATATGTTGTGTTTAGTTCACAAGAATGGAAAAAGAAGAAGGGTAAATCGATTTTGGGAGCATTAAGAGCTTCAAATTGGTTGTTCATGGTGGTTGTGGTATTGATGACAATGGCAATCTTGTAATTACTCGAAGATGATGAGGGTGAGAGAGTAAAGATGTCATTTTCGAAAAAAAAAAAGAAAAAAAAAATTGATGGCATTTTCGTAAATTATATGAACTTGTGGGGTGAATAGGGCAAAACCAATTTTCAAAAAAAAAAAGAGGTTAGTTTTGTGTTTGACTTTAAGTTGTATATCAATTTTGCAAAAAGCCCTATTTATTATCAAATCGTTATGATACTGCCATATGTCTATTATAGTGTGAATGCATTTATTACAATGCTTCTCTTTTAATATATAAGATATATTATTCTAAGTTAATGAATGTAAGGTTTCACCATCCATAGACATAGAGCCTTTCTGAATCAAAGAGATCACATAACACATGTTTAATCCCCATGCTTAATATATTTTCCAGTGACTTTTCAAAAGTCTTGTGCTTCACATTTTACCCGAAATAAATGCCTTGAGATGATCTACCGTGAGCTTCAAGTAATCATCTTTGCCTTGTTAATGCATTACATCCAACATCAGTTCAGTGATATCCCTTTGATCTTTCGATCTTCCTGGATGCATATGATCGTCGATCACGCGTTGGAACAGAGCACCGAGCTTGAAGAAAACATCGTTGAGCCTCTTGGGAAGAGTTCGTAGCAAGTGAAACTAGATTGAGCGAGCTGTCTGGGCTTCACGTCCACTTGCTGTCTCTTTTTATCAATAAGCTGTCTCTCATGGATGTTCTGTCCTAAAACAACTCTAAACACGATGCTCGCGGTTAGCCAGAAAATTAAAGGGTTTTAATTTGCTCAAATCGACTGGAGATTGATCCACCGCAGATTCGGATAGTTTCTTGAATAACAAGTTACACTCTTTTATATAATGCTTTGATACAAGAAAAATTTCTTATTTCCAGGTGAAAGATTGGGAGCAATGAAATTATTTGATACCTCCTGTAATTCCTTATTTTATGATTTAACAGTTTTTCACACTAATCAACATACTTCAAATTTTGTGAAATATCATATGAAAACCACTAAAACATGCTTTTGTTCTAAAAATAACACACAAAAAGAAATAGAACAGGACACGGGAGAATAAAATTAACAAAATCAGCTTACAAGATGAATCATTTGGTTCGAAAGCATCGGATGCTTCCTCCACTCATCTCTTCGCCGGAAAAACTCGCCGGTTGTACCCAAAGGCTTCGCCATTTTTATCGACTAATCTCCTCCTGCGACCGTACCTTCTCGTCTTATGATATAGTCATGGGCTTCCTTTAATGTATGGGCTTTGTTATCACTATTGGGCTTTTATTCCGTATGTGTACAAAAATATGAAAATGATAATGTAAGAAAAATTGCACCAAATGAAGAGATTAGGCCTGGGACGGATCCGGATATCCGGGAAATTCGGGGTATCTGGATCCGGATCCGGATCCGTCGGATCCGTGAACTTAATATCCAGATCCGGATTCGTAGTTTCCGGATATCCGGATTTCGGATATCCGTTTCGATATTGTATTATCCGCGGATATCCGGATCCGGATCCGGATCCTTAAAAATAATTAAAAATAATATTTTTTCAAAAAAATACTAATTTTTTAAATATAATATATAAATCAAATATTTATAAATATATTTATATATGTCTATAATATTGTAAAAACTAAAATATAATATTATAAGATTAATTCATGTATAAATATTAATATATCAAATATAAATATTAATGAAATTTAAAAATTTAATGTGTTTTAAAAATACGGATCCGGATCCGGATATCCGGACCTAAAAATTAAGATATCCGGATTCGGATTGGACGGATCCAAGATTTTACTATCCGGATTCGGATCCGGACACTCCGGATATCATATTTTCGGAGCGGATCCGGAGCGGATCTCGGATCGAATCCGGATCTCGGATAATAAGTCCAGGCCTAGAAGAGATAATGTATTGTTAAGGAAAAAAATGAAAAGATAATTATGTACAAAAAGATTATTAGTAGTAATTAGTATCACAAGAAAAATAGAATACGCTTTAAGATATTTTTCATAAGTTGGCCCAAAATAATATTTATCGTAATTGTTTTCAATGTTTTGACCCAATGCATTTTCTCAGAGTAATGATACAACTATAATCATGAGTCATGACAAAGAAATTCAATTACATATCTTATGATATCATTTTTTTTATTTCAATAATGTTATCATACTAATAAGAGGAAAAAAAAACTAATTAACAAACTAAAAACATAATTTTCTCAGAAACATAAGACAAGTTAGTCATAGCATTTTAACATTAACAGCAAAAAAAAAAGAACACCAAGACACTACTAAACTGCAAAGCTGTCTCAATCCCATTAAGACTACACAATCAAAAGCCTTTTGGTTCTTCTTCATCTCCTCACAACTGTGAAAACTTTCTCCTCTTTCACAGTCCCTAATGTTATTATCACACCTTCATTCAAGCTCTCATCTTCTTGTTGGTGCTGCAAGTCGGACACTTGTAATGTTTGATGTGCTCAGCCTTGGCAGGTGTGATCTTCACGCATTTTCCATGGAACCATTTCTCACAAGCATCACAACATATCCAGAAGTCATCATAGTTGTCTCCACACGCACCACAAACCGCACCTTGCTCATCATCCTCCTCATCTTCTCCGCTCTCATCGTCTTCTCTTGGTGGCGGAGACATCTTTGAAGCCTTGGTGTGAGACTCAGATTGACGAGGCTGCATGGGGAGAGAGTTAACAGAGATAGATAGATAGATAGATTCGGATAATGGAGAAAACAGAAGCTACTAACTATATACCTTGACACCACTAGACTTGCTTCTGCTACTGTTGTTGTTAGCAGATTGGTCCTTGGATTGCTTTGCATTGCCAGTTATAAGCTCGAAAATGGTTGGGAGTTCATTTATCATCTGGAAGAGCCTCTTCCTGAAACAAATTCAATAAGCTCAGAGTCAGACAACACAAGCATAAACTGTTTTGACTGTAATAATATCAAAAAACAAACACTGCTCTTTGACTGTTCAGTAAACTTAAATTCAAGAGAAGAACAAGAAGTTCACATGAACTTTGCATTTTATATATCTCAATCAAATTGACTCATAACACCACTAGCACAGATTGTTACTACTAGCAGCAACAACTAGGATGCTAGAAGATTGCAGCTACCATAATGGTCATTGCATCTCTAACAAACATGTGTATAAGAACAGTGAGCAGAGAAGGAATGTTACCTCTCGTTTTTACCAAAACCGAAACGGGCACCGA
Proteins encoded:
- the LOC106307755 gene encoding PHD finger protein ALFIN-LIKE 7, which gives rise to MEGIQNPIHRTVEEVFSDFKGRRAGLLKALTTDGQKFFLQCDPEKENLCLYGLPNETWEVNLPVDEVPPELPEPALGINFARDGMPEKDWITLVAVHSDSWLISVAFYFGARFGFGKNERKRLFQMINELPTIFELITGNAKQSKDQSANNNSSRSKSSGVKPRQSESHTKASKMSPPPREDDESGEDEEDDEQGAVCGACGDNYDDFWICCDACEKWFHGKCVKITPAKAEHIKHYKCPTCSTNKKMRA